TGATCGTTTCCACGGTCAGCCCCAGATAGTTACCAATATCGCCACGGGTCATTGTCAGGCGAAATTCACGGGGTGAAAAACCACGCTGAGCGAAACGACGGGATAAATTATAGATAAAAGCCGCCAGGCGCTCTTCGGCATTCTTTTTAGAGAGTAACAGGATCATATCCTGATCGCCTTTAATTTCACCGCTCATCAGGCGCATCATCTGCTGACGCAAATTAGGCATTTTACCGGAAAGGTCATCCAGCGTTTCAAAAGGGATCTCACAAACCATTGAAGTTTCCAGCGCCTGTGCAAAACTGGGATGGGAAGCAGTGCCAATCGCATCGAAACCAACTAAATCTCCTGCCAGATGGAAGCCTGTAATCTGCTCATCGCCCTGTTCGGTTATCGTATAGCTTTTGATCGTACCAGAGCGAATAGCATACAGTGATTTCAGCTCATCCCCAGCCTTGAACAGATTTTGTCCTTTCTGGATGGGTTTTTTACGTTCAATGATGTTATCCAGCTGATCAAGCTCATGTTCGTTCAAGGTAAAAGGGATACAAAGCTGGTTAATACTGCAATCCTGACAGTGAATTGCGCAGCCACCAGATTGAATGCGTCGAATAATTCTCTTTTCCGGGATCATAAGTCAGCTCAAACCATAAATTGACATTAGTCAATGTTAACATTTTTTTATTCGGTAGGTAAGTATTGAACCAATGAAACATATCAGATTAAAAGGTTAAATCGATTTTTAAATGGTGACCCTGAGAAATGCATGTGCTGCCTGACAGAGGCGATAGCGCTTGCGGTTGTGTAAAAATCTATTACTGTCATATATATATTGTATTTCTTCATATAGTATGATAGCTATGTATAGTATCGACGGGCTGGTACCTATCCGCATCGGCATCGTGCCAGTGTCACAATGGCAATGTATAACGTTAGTAGTTGAAATAGCATTGTTAGCGTTGCTTGCTGCATATTCACTATCTGCTATTGCTGCTGAAAATAAATGGGCCATAAAGAGTGATGTGCAAGAGCGAAGAGATGTGTTGTTAAATGAGTGCACCGAAGGCCGTAGAGGGTAGTGACAGACATAGCTATAGTTATCATGATATCAGCAGGCTGGTTTTTAGTGCTATTTTGTTTGCCATTCCGGTTCCCGGTAGTGTCCGGAATCCTCACGTACGACTTGTATGCTGTGGTTTTTCTGCTCTGGGCGTATCCAGACAGGTGGGTCTGGTGCATCTGTCGGCCAGGCGTCAGGCATGATATGAGACTGTGCCGAAGAGTGATTGGTAAATATTGGGTTACTTGCCATTTGGATGCCAGATAGTGTGCGAATACCTGATGTCAAAAAACGTATGCACTGTCTGACAATAGACTTCCGACAAAAGATTTGCTTTTTTAAATAAAATTATCACATTCAGGTTGCTTGCATGTTTTTACCTTTAACTAAAGGTAGCAGAATTTATAGTGTGTTATCTTTTTTATTAAAAATAATCATAAATATGATAACTAATGACATGAACGGTTATGTGTTTTTTATATCGTATTTATGGTTTCTATCAGCAGTAAATTTTGAATGTTTATATTTTGTTAATTTTTAGTTGAATTTATAGCTACTCATTGAATGAATAAATTATAAAAAACTAAAATTAGTATATAAAAAATATTAAATTTACATATGTTTACATGCTGCCTGGGAGAGATTCTGGTAATGGAGGTTATTAAAAATAGTTTTAAATGTTAAATGATAGTTTTTGGCTATTGCGTATCGATAAACAATTGTTTATAAATATTAGCTTGTTAAAAGGCGATTGGTTTATCATTTTCACCACGGTACGCAAGAGAGCCTTCATTAGTAATAGCGGTTTTCGTAATTACTGATAGTGTGTTGTTGTAAGCTGTCTTACTGATAATGCGGAGGGGCTGTCTTGAATCGTATTTATAATCGGTATCTGGTAGTCTATATTAGTCTTATCATTGATATTATTTATAGTTTTAAATATAGTCAAAAAGGTGTCACTGCAATCGAGTATGCAATAGTAGTTGGTTGTGTAGCGGTTTCGACTGTAGCTATTTTCAGTGATAACGGACAAGTAATGACAATGTTGACTGGCATTTTTGACAAAACAAGAGATAAAATTATTGCTTTATTGTAGTTTATGAGTAATAACTATCGACGGTTTTATTAAATATAAATCAGGTAATGTAACCTGGAACCGTAGTATCGGTACTTAGCGGTACTACTTTTTTAAGTAAGGAGAAATAAGTATATGTTAACTCGTGTTTATAACAAATATCTGGCAGCTTGTGCTAACGTTGCAACAAATGTTAATGAATTCAAAAAGAACGAACAGGGTGTAACTGCGATTGAATATGCAATCGTTGTTGCTGGTGTTGCCGCTGTCGTTATGGTTATCTTTGGTAGCGGTGGTACTGTAGAAACTATGCTGAACGACATTTTTACTAAGATCAAAGATAAGATTATTACTCTGGTAGCATAAGTCGAATGATGTAGTGTAATCAGAATAGGTGTTATGTCTCTTTGCTTATAATGAGAGGCATAACGCCTTTATTGTAGGATCGTAGTGACGCCTGAATATCTTTTATTAATGGAACAAAACGGATAAACTCAATATGAAAAAGGGCGGCCTTGTTGTTTATATTGTAATGATCGTTGTGGGTCTTTTAGGCCTGTATTTTTACACTTCCAGTCAGCCTTCGAAAGCGCCATCCCAGCAACAAGCAGAAGTGAAACCTAAACAAACTATCAGTGTTGCTGTCGCCAACCATGATCTAGAACCTAAAACTTTGTTGAAAGCTGATGATTTCCAGATTAAGAGTATTCAGGTTGATGCTGATAGTACGGATGTGAAATTTAATCTCACTGGCAGAAATCTTAACGAATGGATATTAAGAAACCCTGTTCAGGCTGGTTCGTGGATCCCTCCGAGTATATTGGTTGAACCAGGTACTAACGAATATATAGCTATGTCTCTGAAGCCAGGGAATATTCTTTATAAAATAGTATTGAAAAAATCTGATGATTATCTTCTGGATAATCTTAAGGCTGGCCAGGGAGTGGATATTTATGTTTCTTACCATTTGCGTCAGCCTGACAATACCCGTATAAGAGCGATGGATGGCGAAATTGATCTGGAAAATAAACTTTATAATCGTTTAAAACCACTCATGGGCAATAAACGCGTGCTGGCTATTCGTTCAGGTAAGAAAGTAGTGAAAGACGATAAAGGCGTAGAAGTTGCTCAAGGGGGTAGCGAGATAATCATAGAGTTGCAGGATAATGAAGTAAAGATATTGAAAGGAATAGGGAACGACGATGCTAACCTTGTGTTGTTTCCTGCGGTGCTTTCTGCGGATGGTAAGTCAAACATTAAACTTTCTGCAGAAGAATCAACATGGCCAGTCAGTGGTGATGCTATCTTTAACAAATTTACTGGATCTGTTATTGCTATTGATGAGTTACGTGGTTAATCTGGTCAGCATAATATGTGTTGTGCTCCATACGGAAACAGGAATGTTAAAAATATGACTAAAAAATTATTCTGTATGCAAAGGATATTTATATTATTGTTTTTTTGTGTTGTTTCCTTTGTGACCAGGGCGGAAGCTGTTGATCTTAAGCCAGGGCAGACCAAAACCCTGCATTTTGATAGCCCAGTCAGTACAGTGTTTGTATCAGATCCTACGGTAGCTGATTATAAGATTGTTAATAGTAAAGATCTTGTGTTATATGCCCGTAAAATGGGGACTTCACAACTTATTGTATACGGTTCCCAGTCTAAAGTATTAATGAATATCAGTATTGATGTTGACCCTTTGCTGAGTGATATTCGTACTCGTATTGCACATGAGTATCCAGGCAGTGCGGTGGAGGTAAAACGGTTCCAGAATGGTGAAAAAGCTTCGTGGCTTTTAACGGGAACAGTCCCAGATGAAGAAACGCGAGATGGTATTTATCAACTCGTTGGTAGCCTTGTAGGAACTGATGGTCGTGAGGAAAGAAAAGAATATAAAGATCAGGCGTTAGGTATTGATAAAATCCCTGTTTCATATGACAAATATTACGACAACGTCATTAATCACTTGCAAATACCCTCATCGAATCAAGTCAATGTGCAGTTGACAGTGGTGGAAGTTAGTAAACAGTTTACAGATAATCTGGGGATCGAATGGAGTAGCCTTAAACTGGATAGTATTATCAATGGTGTCAGCGGTAATGATGCAGTTAACTCGCCAGGTACCTTTAATTTGTTAGGTTTTCGTCATGGTTTTGATGCTAATAATATCAGTACATTAATTAATGCAGTTAAAAACGATGAAATTGCACGGGTGCTGGCACAACCTAATTTAACAGTGCTATCTGGTGAATCGGCAAGTTTCCTTGTTGGCGGAGAAATTCCTATTTTAGTTAAAGATAAGGATACAACATCAGTAGAATATAAAGAGTATGGTATTCGTTTAAATGTCACCGCTAAAGTAGAAAAACGTCAGAAGATAAGATTGATGGTTGCCAATGAGTTAAGCAGTGTTACAGGTTCCTACTCTTACAATGAATACCAGGTTCCCATGCTGCGTACTCGTCGTTCGGTTTCAACCATTGAACTGGCCGATGGAGATAGCTTTGTTATTGGTGGTTTGTTAAGTGAATCTGATCGGGAATCGTTAACTAAAGTTCCATTTATTGGTGATATTCCTATATTAGGGGCATTAGCACGTCATTCTGGAACAGATAGAAATAAAACTGAACTGGTGGTTTTTGCGACGGTTAATCTGGTTAAACCACATCCTAAATCATCAGCGAATATAAGATTGCCTGCATTTCGTCGTACCTCGTCAGATAAACTGTTTTTTAATGTCGGTGTTGATAGTAAGGTACGAGAAAATCGCTTAGAAGGTAATGCGGGACGTTTTCTTGAACAGGGTGGTTTTGCCCGCTAATTGTTATTTAATTGGCTGTAACAATTATGTTTTTATTATTTAATTGGTGTGGTCAATTATTTCTGGAGTAAATTTTAATGAAGCTATTTTCAGATACAAAAA
The sequence above is drawn from the Enterobacteriaceae bacterium ESL0689 genome and encodes:
- a CDS encoding SAF domain-containing protein, with the translated sequence MKKGGLVVYIVMIVVGLLGLYFYTSSQPSKAPSQQQAEVKPKQTISVAVANHDLEPKTLLKADDFQIKSIQVDADSTDVKFNLTGRNLNEWILRNPVQAGSWIPPSILVEPGTNEYIAMSLKPGNILYKIVLKKSDDYLLDNLKAGQGVDIYVSYHLRQPDNTRIRAMDGEIDLENKLYNRLKPLMGNKRVLAIRSGKKVVKDDKGVEVAQGGSEIIIELQDNEVKILKGIGNDDANLVLFPAVLSADGKSNIKLSAEESTWPVSGDAIFNKFTGSVIAIDELRG
- a CDS encoding pilus assembly protein N-terminal domain-containing protein, whose translation is MTKKLFCMQRIFILLFFCVVSFVTRAEAVDLKPGQTKTLHFDSPVSTVFVSDPTVADYKIVNSKDLVLYARKMGTSQLIVYGSQSKVLMNISIDVDPLLSDIRTRIAHEYPGSAVEVKRFQNGEKASWLLTGTVPDEETRDGIYQLVGSLVGTDGREERKEYKDQALGIDKIPVSYDKYYDNVINHLQIPSSNQVNVQLTVVEVSKQFTDNLGIEWSSLKLDSIINGVSGNDAVNSPGTFNLLGFRHGFDANNISTLINAVKNDEIARVLAQPNLTVLSGESASFLVGGEIPILVKDKDTTSVEYKEYGIRLNVTAKVEKRQKIRLMVANELSSVTGSYSYNEYQVPMLRTRRSVSTIELADGDSFVIGGLLSESDRESLTKVPFIGDIPILGALARHSGTDRNKTELVVFATVNLVKPHPKSSANIRLPAFRRTSSDKLFFNVGVDSKVRENRLEGNAGRFLEQGGFAR
- the fnr gene encoding fumarate/nitrate reduction transcriptional regulator Fnr: MIPEKRIIRRIQSGGCAIHCQDCSINQLCIPFTLNEHELDQLDNIIERKKPIQKGQNLFKAGDELKSLYAIRSGTIKSYTITEQGDEQITGFHLAGDLVGFDAIGTASHPSFAQALETSMVCEIPFETLDDLSGKMPNLRQQMMRLMSGEIKGDQDMILLLSKKNAEERLAAFIYNLSRRFAQRGFSPREFRLTMTRGDIGNYLGLTVETISRLLGRFQKSRMLAVKGKYITIENNDLLAELAGQGCHSS
- a CDS encoding Flp family type IVb pilin produces the protein MNRIYNRYLVVYISLIIDIIYSFKYSQKGVTAIEYAIVVGCVAVSTVAIFSDNGQVMTMLTGIFDKTRDKIIALL
- a CDS encoding Flp family type IVb pilin; the encoded protein is MLTRVYNKYLAACANVATNVNEFKKNEQGVTAIEYAIVVAGVAAVVMVIFGSGGTVETMLNDIFTKIKDKIITLVA